One Megamonas hypermegale genomic window carries:
- a CDS encoding cold-shock protein, giving the protein MGTGTVKWFNSGKGYGFITNDDGSGDLFVHFSAINSEGFKTLEEGQKVTFDTETDSRDASKLRAVNVTVVK; this is encoded by the coding sequence ATGGGAACAGGAACAGTTAAATGGTTTAATTCTGGTAAAGGCTATGGTTTTATCACTAATGATGATGGTTCCGGAGATTTATTCGTTCATTTTTCCGCTATCAATTCTGAAGGTTTTAAAACTTTAGAAGAAGGCCAGAAAGTAACATTTGATACAGAAACAGACAGTCGCGATGCAAGCAAACTTCGTGCTGTAAATGTTACAGTTGTAAAATAA